Proteins encoded in a region of the Diospyros lotus cultivar Yz01 chromosome 9, ASM1463336v1, whole genome shotgun sequence genome:
- the LOC127809605 gene encoding uncharacterized protein LOC127809605, which produces MAIRILSLTSSSSGCERNWSTFEGIHTKKRNRLDVHRLNNLVYVQFNAKLMNKQKREKERNIDVLLASDGNNAQGWIVEGGDDEEIDPGTGLTWEMVGEVSGADEMLQPRRSSRMRELHEDDFQSEEEEDEQELNEFDFESDDDHVLEEYGEEEV; this is translated from the exons atggcgaTAAGGATCCTCTCATTAACCAGTAGTTCGtctggttgtgaaagaaattggagcacttttgaaggg atacatacaaagaaaagaaatagactagatgtgcatcgattgaacaatcttgtctatgtccaatttaatgcaaaactgatgaacaagcaaaagagggagaaggaaaggaatattgatgtgctacttgctagtgatggcaacaatgcacaaggatggattgttgaaggaggagatgatgaagaaattgatccTGGTACGGGGCTTACTTGGGAAATGGTTGGTGAAGTATCTGGAGCAGATGAGATGCTTCAacctcgaagaagttctaggatgagagagcttcatgaagatgatttccaatcagaagaagaagaagatgagcaagagctcaatgaatttgattttgaatctgatgatgatcatgtattagaagaatatggagaggaagaagtctaa
- the LOC127809217 gene encoding transcription factor MYB3-like: protein MNVTMRKPCCEKQDINKGAWSKQEDQKLIDYIRKHGEGSWRTLPQAAGLLRCGKSCRLRWINYLRPDLKRGNFAEDEEDLIIKLHALLGNRWSLIAGRLPGRTDNEVKNYWNSHLRRKLINMGIDPNNHRLNRVLPRSQDPSYSRSVIPSELEKVKGADDCEQVSDVGSCLENATRGLPDLNLDLTMTNISPITIVEEEKKQSEFDVCRETLLLFR from the exons ATGAATGTTACAATGAGGAAGCCATGTTGCGAGAAGCAAGATATCAACAAAGGAGCTTGGTCCAAACAAGAAGATCAAAAGCTCATAGATTACATTCGAAAACACGGAGAAGGTTCTTGGCGTACTCTTCCTCAAGCTGCAG GGTTGCTTCGTTGTGGTAAAAGTTGTAGACTTAGATGGATTAACTATCTAAGACCAGACCTCAAAAGAGGCAACTTCGCTGAGGATGAAGAAGACCTCATCATCAAGCTTCATGCACTTCTAGGCAACCG GTGGTCTTTAATAGCGGGGAGATTGCCAGGACGGACGGACAATGAAGTCAAGAACTATTGGAACTCTCACTTGAGAAGAAAGCTTATAAACATGGGAATTGATCCAAATAATCATCGATTGAATCGGGTTCTCCCTCGCTCTCAGGATCCTTCTTATTCTCGTAGTGTTATTCCTTCTGAACTGGAGAAGGTTAAAGGAGCTGATGATTGTGAACAAGTTTCGGATGTTGGAAGTTGTTTAGAAAATGCCACTAGAGGCTTGCCTGATCTGAACCTTGATCTCACCATGACCAATATTTCTCCTATCACCATCgttgaagaagagaaaaagcaaTCTGAGTTTGATGTATGTAGAGAAACCCTTCTTCTCTTTAGGTGA